A genome region from Dickeya chrysanthemi NCPPB 402 includes the following:
- the infB gene encoding translation initiation factor IF-2, with protein MTDVTLKSLAAEIQTPVDRLIQQFADAGITKSASDSVTQNEKETLLAHLNRDRGGAPGKLTLQRKTRSTLNIPSTGGKSKSVQIEVRKKRTYVKRDPHEEQQATEEEQARREAEEQAQRAAEEQAKREAAEKAKREEEEKAKRAVAEEQAKREAAEKAKRDVAEKEKVSNQQNDSMTKPAQAEKARREAEAAELKRKAEEAARRKVEEEARRIAEEARRMAEENAGRWEKEGVETTEDADYHVTTSHHAREAEDENDRQVEGGRGRGRGSKVTKQKKGNRLSESKADREEARAVTRGGKGKRKPSTLQQGFNKPVQAVNRDVVIGETITVAELANKMAVKGSQVIKTMMKLGAMATINQVIDQETAQLVAEEMGHKVILRRENELEEAVMSDRDTGLSSESESRAPVVTIMGHVDHGKTSLLDYIRSTKVAAGEAGGITQHIGAYHVETDNGMITFLDTPGHAAFTAMRARGAQATDIVVLVVAADDGVMPQTIEAIQHAKAAKVPVVVAVNKIDKPEADPDRVKNELSQYGIMPEEWGGESQFVHVSAKSGAGIDELLEAILLQAEVLELKAIHSGMASGVVIESFLDKGRGPVATVLVREGTLNKGDIVLCGFEYGRVRAMRDELGREITEAGPSIPVEILGLSGVPAAGDEATVVRDEKKAREVALYRQGKFREVKLARQQKSKLENMFANMNEGEVSELNIVMKADVQGSVEAISDSLQKLSTDEVKVKIVGSGVGGITETDATLAAASNAIILGFNVRADASARRVVEAESLDLRYYSVIYDLIDEVKQAMSGMLAPEYKQEIIGLAEVRDVFKSPKFGAIAGCMVTEGVVKRHNPIRVLRDNVVIFEGELESLRRFKDDVNEVRNGMECGIGVKNYNDVRTGDMIEVFETIEIKRTIE; from the coding sequence ATGACAGATGTAACCCTGAAATCACTGGCCGCAGAGATCCAGACGCCGGTTGACCGCCTGATACAGCAGTTTGCTGATGCGGGAATCACCAAATCTGCGTCGGACTCTGTGACTCAGAACGAAAAAGAAACATTACTGGCGCACCTGAACCGCGATCGCGGCGGTGCACCAGGGAAATTGACGTTGCAGCGTAAGACACGTAGCACGTTAAATATTCCCAGCACCGGTGGTAAGAGCAAATCGGTGCAGATCGAAGTCCGCAAGAAGCGCACCTATGTAAAACGCGATCCTCACGAAGAGCAGCAAGCTACGGAGGAAGAGCAGGCACGGCGTGAAGCGGAAGAACAGGCACAGCGCGCTGCTGAGGAACAAGCCAAACGTGAGGCTGCAGAAAAAGCCAAACGTGAGGAAGAAGAGAAGGCAAAACGCGCCGTTGCTGAAGAGCAAGCCAAACGTGAGGCCGCCGAAAAAGCTAAGCGTGACGTAGCGGAAAAAGAGAAAGTGAGCAATCAACAAAACGATAGTATGACTAAACCAGCTCAGGCTGAGAAAGCACGTCGCGAAGCGGAAGCGGCTGAACTCAAGCGTAAGGCGGAAGAAGCGGCTCGTCGTAAGGTCGAGGAAGAAGCTCGTCGTATCGCTGAAGAAGCGCGCCGGATGGCAGAAGAAAATGCCGGACGCTGGGAAAAAGAAGGCGTTGAAACAACCGAGGACGCCGATTATCACGTAACCACTTCTCATCACGCGCGTGAAGCGGAAGATGAGAACGATCGTCAGGTCGAAGGTGGTCGTGGTCGCGGTCGCGGCAGCAAAGTAACCAAACAGAAGAAAGGCAATCGCCTGTCTGAATCGAAAGCTGATCGTGAAGAAGCCCGTGCGGTGACTCGCGGCGGTAAAGGCAAACGTAAGCCGAGCACGCTGCAGCAGGGCTTTAATAAGCCGGTGCAGGCGGTCAACCGTGATGTCGTGATTGGCGAAACCATTACCGTGGCCGAGCTGGCCAACAAAATGGCGGTCAAAGGTTCTCAGGTCATCAAAACGATGATGAAACTGGGTGCGATGGCGACCATCAACCAGGTTATCGATCAGGAAACTGCTCAGCTGGTCGCGGAAGAAATGGGTCATAAAGTGATCCTGCGCCGTGAAAACGAGCTGGAAGAAGCGGTAATGAGCGACCGTGATACCGGTCTGTCCTCCGAATCCGAGTCACGTGCGCCGGTAGTCACTATAATGGGTCACGTTGACCATGGTAAGACCTCGTTGCTGGACTACATTCGTTCAACCAAAGTGGCGGCAGGCGAAGCGGGTGGTATTACCCAGCATATCGGTGCCTACCATGTTGAAACGGATAACGGCATGATTACCTTCCTGGATACCCCGGGGCATGCTGCGTTTACCGCTATGCGTGCTCGTGGTGCTCAGGCGACCGATATCGTGGTACTGGTTGTTGCCGCTGATGACGGCGTGATGCCGCAGACGATTGAAGCTATTCAGCATGCTAAAGCGGCTAAAGTGCCGGTGGTCGTGGCCGTCAACAAAATCGATAAACCGGAAGCTGATCCGGATCGCGTTAAAAACGAACTGTCTCAGTACGGTATTATGCCTGAAGAGTGGGGCGGCGAGTCCCAGTTTGTACATGTATCCGCCAAAAGCGGCGCGGGCATCGACGAACTGCTGGAAGCTATCCTGCTGCAAGCCGAAGTTCTGGAACTGAAAGCCATTCACAGCGGCATGGCCAGCGGTGTGGTCATCGAATCCTTCCTGGACAAGGGCCGTGGCCCGGTTGCTACCGTGCTGGTGCGCGAAGGGACGCTGAACAAAGGCGACATCGTGCTGTGTGGTTTCGAATATGGCCGTGTTCGCGCTATGCGTGACGAACTGGGTCGTGAAATTACCGAAGCGGGTCCGTCCATTCCGGTGGAAATTCTGGGTCTGTCCGGCGTACCGGCCGCGGGTGACGAAGCGACGGTAGTCCGCGACGAGAAGAAAGCCCGTGAAGTTGCGCTTTACCGTCAGGGTAAGTTCCGCGAAGTGAAACTGGCGCGTCAGCAGAAGTCCAAGCTGGAAAATATGTTCGCCAACATGAACGAAGGCGAAGTATCCGAACTGAACATTGTGATGAAAGCCGACGTTCAGGGTTCTGTGGAAGCGATTTCCGATTCGTTGCAGAAACTGTCTACCGACGAAGTCAAAGTCAAGATCGTGGGCTCCGGCGTGGGTGGGATCACCGAGACCGATGCCACGCTGGCTGCCGCGTCCAACGCGATTATCCTTGGCTTTAACGTCCGTGCCGATGCTTCTGCCCGCCGTGTCGTTGAAGCGGAAAGCCTGGATCTGCGTTACTACTCCGTGATCTATGATTTGATCGACGAAGTGAAGCAGGCGATGAGCGGTATGCTGGCACCGGAATACAAGCAGGAAATTATCGGTCTGGCGGAAGTGCGCGATGTATTCAAGTCACCGAAGTTTGGCGCGATTGCCGGCTGTATGGTGACCGAAGGGGTGGTGAAACGTCACAACCCGATTCGCGTGCTGCGTGACAACGTCGTTATCTTTGAAGGCGAGCTGGAGTCCCTGCGTCGCTTCAAGGACGACGTCAACGAAGTCCGCAACGGTATGGAATGTGGTATCGGCGTGAAGAACTACAACGATGTTCGCACCGGTGACATGATTGAAGTGTTTGAAACCATTGAGATCAAGCGCACCATCGAGTGA